A genome region from Streptomyces pratensis includes the following:
- a CDS encoding fumarylacetoacetate hydrolase family protein: MRLALFNKGRLGIVDGDDLVDVTGQLTGTGTPGAAGALHQHIETVARDGAVQVDLTGCARVPLGEAALEAPLPRPGKVVGAPVNYLDHKAEMAYTTSVADLGVFLKANSSVIGPGQDIVLPYTDKRTDQEGELGVVIGRTASHVSVDDALDHVFGYTCVLDITVRSGEDRSTRKSFDTFTPIGPWIVTADEIPDPDSLDLRCDVGGATRQRTNTADLIFGVAELIAYTSSVMTLHPGDVIATGTPAGVGPLSHGDRVVLEIDRVGRLEVGVDGSRATPYEQRPGRRDR; this comes from the coding sequence ATGCGTCTGGCCCTGTTCAACAAGGGACGCCTCGGCATCGTCGACGGCGACGACCTCGTCGACGTGACCGGACAACTCACCGGAACCGGCACCCCGGGTGCGGCCGGTGCGCTGCACCAGCACATCGAGACCGTCGCACGCGACGGAGCGGTACAGGTCGACCTCACAGGCTGCGCTCGCGTTCCGCTCGGCGAAGCGGCCCTCGAAGCACCCCTGCCCCGGCCCGGGAAGGTCGTCGGCGCACCGGTCAACTACCTGGACCACAAAGCCGAGATGGCCTACACCACCTCGGTCGCCGACCTCGGGGTCTTCCTCAAGGCCAACTCCTCGGTCATCGGCCCGGGCCAGGACATCGTCCTGCCCTACACCGACAAGCGCACCGACCAGGAAGGTGAGCTCGGCGTCGTCATCGGACGCACCGCCAGTCATGTCTCCGTGGACGACGCGTTGGACCACGTCTTCGGCTACACCTGCGTGCTGGACATCACCGTGCGCTCAGGCGAGGACCGCTCCACACGCAAGTCGTTCGACACGTTCACACCGATCGGGCCCTGGATCGTCACCGCGGACGAGATTCCGGACCCCGACTCCCTCGACCTGCGCTGTGATGTCGGTGGCGCCACCCGGCAGCGCACCAACACGGCCGATCTGATATTCGGGGTCGCGGAGCTGATCGCCTACACCTCGTCCGTCATGACGCTCCACCCCGGCGACGTGATCGCGACAGGCACGCCCGCCGGAGTGGGACCGCTCAGCCACGGGGACCGCGTCGTCCTGGAGATCGACCGGGTCGGCCGTCTCGAAGTGGGTGTCGACGGCTCCCGGGCCACCCCGTACGAGCAGCGCCCCGGACGACGGGACCGCTGA
- a CDS encoding MFS transporter: MSRFQWSAIAMCVLLNTLDGFDVLVMSFTGKTISGEWRLDSGTLGLLLSSGLAGMALGALLVAPWADRIGRRPVILAGLAVAAGGMVLSSISQNWQQLGALRLLTGVGIGAVLACSNVIAGEFASRRWRGLAVSLNSTGYAVGATVGGISSVALIDHHGWRSVFLAGGLATLAVIPLAFWLLPESLDFLITGRPRNALHRVNTLARRMRQSELTSLPDTGKTGHSATSGFRSLLAPGLRRPTLVLWGAFFLVMAAFYFVTSWTPTLLVEAGMSSKQSLTGGTLLNLGGIFGTALLGALAARYALISVLRTYLFVAAALVVAFAASTGTLVLAFCVGAVIGVAVNGCVAGLYALTPDIYPTELRATGVGAAISVGRAGAIIAPSAAGWLLDANWTPLALYVATGVVFAAAGLLLSAMRTTRPASGAPSLSSRVRGDDHLIA; the protein is encoded by the coding sequence ATGAGCCGTTTCCAGTGGAGTGCGATCGCCATGTGCGTACTCCTCAACACCCTCGACGGCTTCGACGTCCTCGTCATGTCATTCACGGGCAAGACGATCTCCGGCGAATGGCGTCTCGACTCCGGCACACTCGGGCTCCTGCTCAGCAGCGGCCTGGCAGGCATGGCCCTGGGAGCACTTCTTGTCGCCCCCTGGGCCGACCGGATCGGCAGGAGGCCCGTCATCCTGGCAGGTCTGGCCGTCGCAGCAGGTGGCATGGTGCTTTCGTCGATCAGCCAGAACTGGCAACAGCTCGGCGCACTTCGCCTCCTGACCGGCGTCGGCATCGGCGCGGTGCTGGCCTGTAGCAACGTCATCGCCGGAGAGTTCGCCTCACGCCGCTGGCGCGGTCTGGCCGTCAGCCTAAACTCCACCGGGTACGCCGTGGGCGCAACGGTCGGCGGCATCTCGTCGGTCGCGCTCATCGACCATCACGGATGGCGGTCGGTGTTCCTGGCCGGCGGACTGGCCACCCTGGCTGTCATTCCGCTCGCCTTCTGGCTCCTGCCGGAGTCCCTCGACTTCCTCATCACCGGAAGGCCCAGGAACGCCCTGCACAGGGTCAACACACTCGCCCGTCGCATGCGACAGTCCGAACTCACTTCACTACCCGACACGGGCAAGACGGGGCACTCCGCCACAAGTGGATTCCGTAGCCTCCTGGCGCCGGGCCTGCGGCGCCCCACCCTGGTGCTGTGGGGAGCGTTCTTCCTGGTCATGGCTGCCTTCTACTTCGTCACGAGCTGGACGCCGACCTTGCTGGTGGAAGCCGGCATGTCGTCGAAGCAGAGCCTGACCGGCGGCACGCTCCTCAACCTGGGCGGCATCTTCGGCACCGCTCTCCTGGGTGCACTGGCCGCGCGCTACGCGCTCATCAGCGTGCTGCGCACCTACCTCTTCGTGGCCGCCGCACTGGTCGTGGCGTTCGCGGCCTCCACCGGCACCCTCGTCCTGGCTTTCTGTGTCGGCGCGGTCATCGGTGTCGCCGTGAACGGGTGCGTCGCCGGCCTCTACGCGCTCACACCGGACATCTACCCGACCGAACTGCGCGCCACAGGCGTGGGAGCGGCCATCAGCGTCGGCCGGGCAGGCGCCATCATCGCCCCTTCGGCGGCAGGCTGGCTGTTGGACGCGAACTGGACACCGTTGGCGCTCTACGTAGCAACGGGAGTCGTATTCGCCGCTGCGGGATTGCTCCTGTCTGCCATGCGTACCACTCGGCCGGCATCCGGCGCCCCGTCTCTGAGCTCCCGTGTCCGCGGCGACGACCACTTGATCGCATGA
- a CDS encoding MarR family winged helix-turn-helix transcriptional regulator yields MARALELPNYIGHLIRRAEQVHTALWAQHVSREITSQKFAILNALSREPGVDQRTLARLTSLDRSTVNLMIRRLTEQALVSQVRDEEDRRRTLLSLTDEGAALLDSLIAPAERINELLLRSLPEGERAIAIDILSRLASLDEESLRGRA; encoded by the coding sequence GTGGCGCGCGCACTGGAGCTGCCCAACTACATCGGCCATCTGATCCGGCGCGCCGAGCAGGTGCACACGGCTCTCTGGGCCCAGCACGTGTCCCGGGAGATCACCTCCCAGAAGTTCGCCATCCTCAACGCGCTCAGCCGGGAGCCCGGCGTGGACCAGCGGACTCTCGCACGCCTCACCTCGCTGGACCGCTCCACGGTCAACCTGATGATCCGCCGCCTGACCGAGCAGGCGCTCGTGAGCCAAGTCCGCGACGAAGAAGACCGCAGGCGAACCCTGCTGAGTCTCACCGACGAGGGGGCCGCGCTGCTCGATTCCCTGATCGCTCCGGCAGAACGGATCAACGAACTACTCCTCAGATCACTTCCCGAGGGTGAACGGGCGATAGCCATTGACATCCTCAGCAGACTTGCCTCGCTGGATGAGGAGTCGCTCCGCGGCCGAGCATGA
- a CDS encoding NUDIX domain-containing protein: MQWTNLNEQTVYENRWFRVNLADVVLPDGRHLDHFLIRLRAVAAATVVNEADEVLLLWRHRFITDSWGWELAAGVVEDGEDIAAAAAREMEEETGWRPGELRPLMTVEPANGLVDARHHLFWSREATYTGHPADDFESSRREWVPLKLVPDMVARGEVPAANMAAGLLMLHHMRLG, translated from the coding sequence GTGCAGTGGACGAACTTAAACGAACAGACGGTGTACGAGAACCGCTGGTTCCGGGTCAATCTGGCGGATGTCGTTCTCCCCGACGGCCGGCACCTGGACCACTTCCTCATCCGGCTCAGGGCCGTCGCCGCGGCGACCGTGGTCAACGAGGCCGACGAGGTGCTGCTCCTGTGGCGGCACCGGTTCATCACCGACAGCTGGGGCTGGGAGCTAGCGGCGGGCGTGGTCGAGGACGGTGAGGACATCGCTGCCGCGGCGGCGAGGGAGATGGAGGAGGAGACCGGCTGGCGCCCCGGCGAGCTGCGTCCGCTGATGACCGTGGAACCGGCCAACGGTCTCGTCGACGCCCGGCACCATCTCTTCTGGTCCCGGGAAGCTACGTACACCGGCCACCCGGCGGACGACTTCGAGTCCAGCCGCCGCGAATGGGTTCCGCTCAAACTGGTACCGGACATGGTCGCGCGCGGTGAGGTGCCGGCGGCCAACATGGCGGCCGGTCTGCTGATGCTCCATCACATGCGGCTGGGGTGA
- a CDS encoding IclR family transcriptional regulator, which produces MTYDRLRTAAPPSRRPGQEPAPAAGTGPVIGRALQILGAFTAEHPYLSLSDLARRASLPVSTVHRMLGELLAWGALERDPQGRYRVGLRLWEVGSLAPRSQGIRELALPHLHDLCALTRENVQLAVRDESEVVFVERIGADGAVPTLTRVGGRLAITATGAGLVLLAHAPARVQDEAMARPIQRHTPYTLTDQVHLRRVLAQIRVCGYAVSDRQLSTDTLSVAAPVTTADGEVAAAVSVVVRHGSTRVGPLADLVRSAGRAVSRALRTPVP; this is translated from the coding sequence TTGACATACGACCGCCTCAGGACCGCTGCCCCGCCGAGCCGACGGCCCGGACAGGAGCCTGCACCGGCCGCCGGCACGGGCCCCGTCATCGGCCGCGCCCTGCAGATCCTCGGCGCCTTCACCGCCGAGCATCCGTACCTGTCGCTGAGCGACCTGGCCCGGCGAGCGAGCCTGCCCGTGTCGACCGTTCACCGCATGCTGGGAGAGCTCCTCGCCTGGGGAGCCCTGGAGCGGGACCCGCAGGGACGCTACCGAGTCGGACTGCGGCTGTGGGAGGTCGGATCCCTCGCGCCCCGCAGCCAGGGGATACGCGAGCTCGCGCTGCCCCACCTGCACGACCTCTGCGCCCTCACCCGCGAGAACGTACAACTCGCGGTCCGGGACGAGTCGGAGGTCGTCTTCGTGGAGCGCATCGGCGCCGACGGCGCCGTGCCCACTCTGACACGGGTGGGAGGACGGCTCGCCATCACTGCCACAGGCGCAGGACTCGTACTGCTCGCCCACGCACCGGCCCGGGTGCAGGACGAAGCGATGGCCCGGCCGATCCAGCGGCATACCCCGTACACCCTGACCGACCAGGTCCACCTCAGGAGAGTTCTCGCCCAGATACGCGTGTGCGGATACGCGGTGAGTGACCGGCAGCTGTCCACGGACACGCTGTCGGTCGCGGCCCCCGTCACGACCGCGGACGGAGAGGTGGCAGCAGCTGTCTCCGTCGTCGTCCGGCACGGATCCACGCGTGTGGGACCTCTCGCAGATCTGGTGCGCTCCGCCGGCCGAGCTGTCTCGCGGGCACTTCGCACGCCCGTCCCCTGA
- the pheT gene encoding phenylalanine--tRNA ligase subunit beta, with protein MRVPLSWLREYVDLPATETGRDVQAELVSVGLEVETVEQTGAGLKGPLVVGQVLTIEELEGFKKPIRFCTVDVGTANGTGEPQEIVCGARNFSVGDKVVVVLPGAVLPGDFAIAARKTYGRTSHGMICSTDELGMGDDGTHGIIVLPPEYEPGTDAIELLELVDEVLDIAVTPDRGYCLSMRGVARETAIAYGLPLRDPALLDVPPPNAHGYPVKVSDPIGCSNFTARTVTGLRPEARSPIWMQRRLQKAGMRTVSLAVDITNYVMLELGQPLHAYDRSRVSGTIGVRRAQQGEKLTTLDGAKRVLDAQDLVITDDRGPIGLAGVMGGADTEIADHAEDTGTTEVVIEAAHFDAIAIARTARRHKLTSEASKRFERGVDPQAAAAAAQRTVDLLVLLAGGTAEAGVTEITAPSGPRTIAMSANHPDRVAGVGYGRETVVRRLQQVGCDVYGQDELIVTVPSWRPDLAEPNDLAEEVIRLEGYENLPSTLPTPPSGRGLTDRQRLHRRIGRALAGAGYVEALSYPFIGDAVLDQLGLEKDDARRRTVTLVNPLSDEEPALRTTLLPGLLGALRRNDGRGSHDLALFETGLVFRPTGEETKAVRLPVDRRPTDEEIAGLDAALPRQPRRAAVVLAGAREQAGWWGKGRPADWADSVEAARSIAREAGVEVTVRADRHAPWHPGRCAALYVTVDGVETLFGHAGELHPRVVKELHLPERTCAMEVELDVLEQAVDGALQAPRISTFPVATQDVALVVDSGVPADAVEKAIREGAGDLLESLRLFDVFTGEQIGEGKKSLAYALRFRAPDRTLTVEEASAARDTAVALANERTGAVLRGA; from the coding sequence ATGCGCGTCCCGCTTTCCTGGCTGCGGGAATACGTCGACCTGCCGGCGACGGAGACCGGCCGTGACGTACAGGCCGAGCTCGTCTCCGTCGGACTCGAGGTCGAGACCGTCGAGCAGACCGGCGCGGGCCTCAAGGGCCCCCTGGTCGTCGGACAGGTCCTGACCATCGAGGAGCTGGAGGGCTTCAAGAAGCCCATCCGCTTCTGCACCGTCGACGTCGGTACCGCCAACGGCACCGGCGAACCGCAGGAGATCGTCTGCGGCGCCCGTAACTTCTCCGTCGGCGACAAGGTCGTCGTGGTCCTCCCGGGCGCCGTGCTGCCCGGTGACTTCGCGATCGCCGCGCGCAAGACGTACGGCAGGACCTCGCACGGCATGATCTGCTCGACCGACGAGCTCGGCATGGGCGACGACGGCACGCACGGCATCATCGTGCTGCCGCCCGAGTACGAGCCCGGCACCGACGCGATCGAGCTCCTGGAGCTCGTCGACGAGGTCCTCGACATCGCCGTCACGCCGGACCGGGGCTACTGCCTCTCGATGCGCGGCGTCGCCCGCGAGACCGCCATCGCGTACGGGCTGCCGCTGCGCGACCCGGCGCTCCTGGACGTGCCCCCGCCCAACGCGCACGGCTACCCGGTGAAGGTCTCCGACCCGATCGGATGCAGCAACTTCACCGCGCGGACGGTCACCGGCCTGCGGCCCGAGGCGCGCTCCCCGATCTGGATGCAGCGCAGGCTGCAGAAGGCCGGGATGCGCACGGTCTCGCTGGCCGTCGACATCACCAACTACGTGATGCTGGAGCTCGGCCAGCCGCTGCACGCCTACGACCGCTCCCGCGTCTCGGGGACGATCGGGGTGCGCCGCGCGCAGCAGGGCGAGAAGCTCACCACGCTCGACGGCGCCAAGCGGGTCCTGGACGCCCAGGACCTCGTCATCACCGACGACCGCGGGCCGATCGGCCTCGCGGGGGTCATGGGCGGCGCCGACACCGAGATCGCCGACCACGCCGAGGACACCGGGACCACCGAGGTCGTCATCGAGGCCGCGCACTTCGACGCGATCGCCATCGCCCGTACCGCGCGCCGTCACAAGCTGACGTCCGAGGCGTCCAAGCGCTTCGAGCGCGGTGTCGACCCGCAGGCCGCCGCCGCTGCCGCGCAGCGCACGGTCGACCTGCTCGTCCTCCTCGCGGGCGGCACGGCCGAGGCCGGCGTCACCGAGATCACCGCCCCGTCCGGGCCCCGCACCATCGCGATGTCCGCGAACCACCCCGACCGGGTCGCCGGTGTCGGGTACGGCCGCGAGACCGTCGTACGCCGCCTCCAGCAGGTCGGCTGCGACGTCTACGGGCAGGACGAGCTGATCGTCACGGTGCCGTCCTGGCGCCCCGACCTCGCCGAGCCGAACGACCTGGCCGAAGAGGTCATCAGGCTGGAGGGGTACGAGAACCTCCCGTCCACCCTGCCGACGCCGCCCTCCGGTCGCGGGCTCACCGACCGCCAGCGACTGCACCGCCGCATCGGCCGGGCACTCGCAGGCGCCGGTTACGTGGAGGCGCTCAGCTACCCGTTCATCGGCGACGCCGTCCTCGATCAGCTGGGCCTGGAGAAGGACGACGCGCGGCGCCGCACGGTCACCCTCGTCAACCCGCTCTCCGACGAGGAGCCCGCGCTGCGCACGACGCTGCTGCCCGGCCTGCTCGGCGCACTGCGGCGCAACGACGGCCGCGGCAGCCATGACCTGGCGCTCTTCGAGACCGGCCTCGTCTTCAGGCCGACCGGCGAGGAGACCAAGGCGGTGCGGCTGCCCGTCGACCGCCGTCCCACCGACGAGGAGATCGCCGGACTGGACGCGGCGCTCCCGCGTCAGCCGCGCCGCGCCGCCGTCGTCCTCGCGGGCGCCCGCGAGCAGGCCGGCTGGTGGGGCAAGGGCCGCCCCGCCGACTGGGCGGACTCCGTCGAGGCGGCGCGCAGCATCGCCCGTGAGGCCGGCGTCGAGGTGACGGTCCGCGCCGACCGGCACGCACCATGGCACCCCGGCCGCTGCGCCGCGCTGTACGTCACGGTCGACGGCGTGGAGACCCTCTTCGGACACGCGGGCGAACTGCACCCGCGCGTCGTCAAGGAGCTCCATCTGCCCGAGCGGACCTGCGCCATGGAGGTCGAGCTCGACGTCCTGGAGCAGGCCGTCGACGGTGCGCTCCAGGCGCCCCGGATCTCCACCTTCCCGGTGGCGACCCAGGACGTCGCACTCGTCGTGGACTCGGGTGTCCCCGCCGACGCGGTGGAGAAGGCGATCCGCGAAGGCGCCGGCGACCTGCTCGAATCGCTTCGGCTGTTCGACGTCTTCACCGGCGAGCAGATCGGCGAGGGCAAGAAGTCCCTGGCGTACGCGCTGCGGTTCCGTGCCCCGGACCGCACGCTGACCGTGGAGGAGGCCTCGGCGGCCCGCGACACCGCGGTCGCCCTGGCCAACGAGCGCACGGGCGCGGTCCTGCGCGGCGCGTAG